In Fibrobacter sp. UWB15, the following proteins share a genomic window:
- the tgt gene encoding tRNA guanosine(34) transglycosylase Tgt, with the protein MNRFELLKISQKSKARLGVVHTDHGDVTTPIFMPVGTEATVKAVTPAQLKDIKAEIILANTYHLYLRPTTPRIAKAGGIHKFMAWDGPVLTDSGGFQVWSLKDLRKITPEGVEFRSILDGSKHFFSPASVMNAQREIGADIIMALDECTPFPSTAKEAEHSLKFTLKWTAEAMQWLKEHPPIHGYDQQFFGIIQGGMHKDLRKQAIERIAELGPDGYAMGGLSVGEPTETMYEIADFCTDILPKDHARYVMGVGTPWNLLELIERGVDMCDCVMPTRNARNGMLFTSEGVLRYKAARHAEEFDKPVDPNCDCYCCRNFSRAYLRHLHHAGESLGFTLASIHNLHFYLHLMREAKQHIADDTFEEWKREKCEILQRDLQ; encoded by the coding sequence ATGAACCGTTTTGAACTTCTAAAGATCTCCCAAAAATCGAAAGCGCGTCTTGGCGTGGTCCATACCGACCATGGCGACGTGACAACGCCGATTTTTATGCCTGTGGGCACCGAAGCGACCGTAAAAGCGGTCACTCCCGCGCAGCTTAAGGACATCAAGGCCGAAATCATTTTGGCAAACACCTACCACCTTTACCTGCGCCCCACTACCCCGCGAATCGCAAAAGCGGGCGGAATCCATAAGTTTATGGCGTGGGACGGCCCGGTTTTGACGGATAGCGGCGGATTCCAGGTGTGGAGTTTGAAGGATTTGCGTAAAATTACGCCTGAAGGCGTGGAATTCAGAAGCATTCTGGACGGTTCAAAGCACTTTTTCAGCCCGGCAAGCGTCATGAACGCCCAGCGCGAAATCGGCGCGGATATCATTATGGCGCTCGACGAATGCACCCCGTTCCCGAGTACCGCCAAGGAAGCCGAGCATAGCCTCAAGTTCACGCTCAAGTGGACCGCCGAGGCCATGCAATGGCTCAAAGAGCACCCGCCCATTCATGGTTACGACCAGCAATTCTTCGGAATCATTCAGGGCGGTATGCACAAGGACCTGCGCAAGCAGGCTATCGAGCGTATTGCCGAACTCGGCCCCGACGGTTATGCCATGGGCGGACTTTCGGTTGGCGAACCGACCGAGACCATGTACGAAATCGCCGATTTTTGCACCGACATTTTACCCAAGGACCACGCCCGCTACGTGATGGGTGTGGGCACGCCGTGGAACTTGCTTGAACTCATCGAGCGCGGCGTGGACATGTGCGATTGCGTCATGCCCACGCGCAACGCCCGTAACGGCATGCTATTCACCAGCGAAGGGGTGTTGCGCTACAAGGCCGCCCGCCATGCCGAAGAATTCGACAAGCCCGTGGACCCGAATTGCGACTGCTACTGCTGCCGCAACTTTAGCCGTGCCTACCTGCGCCACCTGCACCATGCCGGCGAATCGCTCGGATTTACGCTTGCAAGCATCCACAACCTGCATTTTTACTTGCACCTGATGCGAGAGGCCAAGCAGCACATCGCCGACGACACCTTCGAGGAATGGAAGCGGGAAAAGTGCGAGATACTGCAACGCGACCTACAGTAA
- a CDS encoding SDR family oxidoreductase: MIDVKGKWTLITGGCRGVGRLTAIEMAKLGANIILQGRDKSHAEPVMNEIKKYGVEVRAVGCNLEHACEIDAALAEIDSWGVQVDIVFNNAGLMSHYFTDYLTNTMEDFHQAMAVNFLAPIKIAYHFLPGMIKRGFGRMQLTTSGIANEPELMGYACAKAALTKFVKDFACKLNGTDVMMNVMDPGWLRTDLGGPNAPNAPESVIPGSMVSVMLDDKKSGRWFSAQEFTGMSLADAVEKGKSVE, translated from the coding sequence ATGATCGACGTTAAGGGCAAATGGACCTTGATTACTGGCGGCTGCCGCGGAGTGGGCCGTCTCACCGCTATCGAAATGGCGAAGCTCGGCGCAAATATCATTCTGCAGGGCCGCGACAAGTCCCATGCTGAACCGGTAATGAACGAAATCAAGAAGTACGGTGTCGAAGTCCGCGCAGTGGGTTGCAACCTCGAACATGCTTGCGAAATCGATGCCGCTCTCGCCGAGATCGATTCCTGGGGCGTGCAGGTCGACATCGTGTTCAACAACGCCGGCCTCATGAGCCACTATTTTACCGATTATCTCACCAATACCATGGAAGACTTCCACCAGGCCATGGCGGTGAATTTCTTGGCTCCAATCAAGATTGCCTACCACTTTTTGCCGGGCATGATCAAGCGTGGCTTTGGCCGTATGCAGCTTACCACTAGTGGCATCGCCAACGAACCCGAACTCATGGGTTACGCCTGCGCCAAGGCTGCTCTGACAAAATTTGTCAAGGACTTTGCCTGCAAGCTGAATGGTACCGATGTTATGATGAACGTGATGGATCCGGGTTGGTTGCGCACCGATCTCGGTGGCCCCAACGCTCCTAACGCCCCCGAAAGCGTGATTCCGGGTTCCATGGTGTCTGTCATGCTCGACGACAAGAAGAGTGGCCGCTGGTTCAGTGCTCAGGAATTTACTGGCATGTCCCTTGCCGACGCTGTTGAAAAGGGCAAGTCTGTGGAGTAA
- a CDS encoding CIA30 family protein codes for MKKILAIMSMAAVSAMAITASRVGPVSTYGELKANGGKLSGSCPEYANKAVQVKGMSLFWSSGNTYSTDFYSEKGINRLVDDMGVEVVRFALGAADEKFNSSGRSYTTGGEGFQKALLKSVVNAAVDKDIYVIIDWHIESSEGFTDAAVEFFEYAAKEYGKYNNVIFEIWNEPTGSMDAVKQHADRVIPVIRKYSDNLILVGSPGWSSQPDACANAGISDKNYGCTLHFYAATHYMGDGGYNKAAESAMGKGVPVFATEWGTVNANGDGQPDEGSSNKWVEWMAQKGVSWTNWNASAMNETSAAFSTAVFENGFSYTNSGKYVKGKLGGASYKDCGLQNGDAEEESGFSTGVANGASTSILDDMEDGDRYGYLGGAWAAIEDQENGGKSSISNDKIEDDFGNTTYQVVYPVSGDSKNTSKYVAALKDVKIGKGTLDYGPYIKMFLTLLKEEKKDSPKAYADFSKCSTIKYKYKGASHNFAIETTDVTDYNYHRVNKDASEGWKEVEITTDMLKQETWGDDSRSKPINMAHATRLSWEIKGLEKVPDDINQPKYPYLYIDDVKCDGLSFTAISGGAGDSPKSSSSVGGKSSSSNGQDKSSSSKGGKSSSSVAPTLSSSSVAPVITDLMVIDDFEDCDEVAATTGTWYAYTDKEPGGLSKIANVYDNTLGGYVVVFPGTADVTNASKGFSALTEIQWNQGTYKEAPFVALGLNTNADTSKGVDLSACSALSYRYRGSAHTFKIQDGQVADYAYHQINFEDALEWTTVVASWDDISQPSWGEPVDLNKKNIKKFAWEVIGYKNIEYQPTLNFLYVDDFKCVNASSGIRMAKAASPLKLSVNGSMLNVTTTAAARIQVFDMQGNMVMNHLESAAGNHQVSLESLNRGNYVVRVKTVKAAQTARISIR; via the coding sequence ATGAAAAAGATTCTTGCGATTATGTCTATGGCTGCGGTGTCCGCCATGGCAATCACGGCAAGCAGGGTCGGCCCTGTTAGCACTTACGGCGAACTTAAGGCCAATGGTGGCAAACTTTCGGGTTCTTGTCCCGAATATGCCAACAAGGCTGTCCAGGTCAAGGGCATGAGCCTTTTCTGGAGCTCGGGCAATACCTATTCTACCGACTTTTACTCTGAAAAGGGCATTAACCGCCTGGTCGACGACATGGGCGTCGAAGTGGTTCGTTTTGCTCTCGGTGCAGCAGACGAAAAGTTCAATAGCTCGGGCCGTTCTTACACGACGGGTGGCGAAGGCTTCCAGAAGGCTTTGCTCAAGTCCGTGGTGAACGCTGCAGTTGATAAGGACATTTACGTCATCATTGACTGGCACATCGAAAGTTCCGAAGGCTTCACTGATGCCGCTGTCGAATTCTTTGAATACGCAGCCAAGGAATACGGTAAGTACAACAACGTGATTTTCGAAATCTGGAACGAACCGACCGGTAGCATGGATGCCGTGAAGCAGCATGCCGATCGCGTGATTCCGGTCATTCGTAAGTATTCCGACAACCTTATCCTCGTGGGTAGCCCGGGATGGTCTAGCCAGCCGGATGCTTGCGCTAATGCAGGTATTTCCGACAAGAACTATGGTTGCACGCTTCACTTTTATGCTGCAACCCACTACATGGGCGATGGCGGCTACAACAAGGCTGCTGAATCTGCTATGGGTAAGGGTGTTCCGGTGTTCGCTACCGAATGGGGTACCGTCAATGCCAACGGTGATGGCCAACCGGATGAAGGCTCCAGTAACAAGTGGGTTGAATGGATGGCTCAGAAGGGCGTGTCCTGGACGAACTGGAACGCTTCTGCCATGAACGAAACCTCTGCAGCATTCTCTACTGCAGTATTTGAAAACGGCTTTTCCTACACCAATTCCGGTAAGTATGTGAAGGGCAAGCTCGGTGGCGCTTCCTATAAGGATTGCGGCCTCCAGAATGGTGATGCCGAAGAAGAATCCGGCTTCTCTACGGGTGTCGCAAACGGTGCTTCGACTTCCATTCTCGATGACATGGAAGATGGTGACCGTTATGGCTACCTTGGCGGTGCATGGGCTGCTATCGAAGACCAGGAAAATGGCGGTAAGAGCTCCATTTCTAACGACAAGATTGAAGATGACTTTGGCAATACGACCTACCAGGTTGTGTACCCGGTCAGTGGCGACAGCAAGAACACCTCTAAGTATGTCGCGGCCCTTAAGGACGTGAAGATTGGTAAGGGTACTCTTGATTACGGTCCGTATATCAAGATGTTCCTCACTCTCCTGAAGGAGGAAAAGAAGGATTCTCCGAAGGCTTATGCAGATTTCTCCAAGTGCTCTACCATTAAGTACAAGTACAAGGGGGCCAGCCATAACTTCGCAATCGAAACGACTGACGTTACTGACTATAACTATCATCGCGTGAACAAGGACGCCTCTGAAGGCTGGAAGGAAGTCGAAATCACGACCGATATGCTGAAACAGGAAACTTGGGGTGACGATTCACGCTCCAAGCCGATCAACATGGCTCATGCAACTCGTCTTTCTTGGGAAATCAAGGGCCTTGAAAAGGTTCCGGACGATATCAACCAGCCCAAGTATCCGTACCTCTACATCGATGACGTGAAGTGCGATGGCCTCAGCTTTACTGCTATTAGCGGTGGTGCCGGCGACTCTCCGAAGTCTTCTTCTTCTGTGGGTGGCAAGTCCAGTTCCAGCAATGGTCAGGACAAGTCTAGCTCCAGCAAGGGAGGCAAGTCCAGCTCTAGCGTTGCTCCGACGCTCTCCTCTTCTTCTGTCGCTCCGGTGATTACTGACCTCATGGTCATCGATGACTTCGAAGATTGTGATGAAGTTGCCGCTACGACTGGTACCTGGTATGCCTATACCGACAAGGAACCGGGTGGACTTTCCAAGATTGCCAACGTCTATGACAACACCCTCGGTGGCTATGTTGTGGTATTCCCGGGCACCGCTGATGTCACTAATGCATCGAAGGGTTTTTCCGCTTTGACCGAAATCCAATGGAACCAGGGAACCTATAAGGAAGCTCCGTTTGTCGCTCTCGGCCTCAATACGAATGCTGATACCTCTAAGGGTGTCGACCTCAGCGCTTGCTCCGCTTTGAGCTACCGCTACAGAGGTAGTGCTCATACCTTCAAGATCCAAGACGGTCAAGTGGCTGATTACGCATATCACCAAATCAATTTCGAAGATGCTCTTGAATGGACGACTGTTGTGGCCAGCTGGGATGATATCTCTCAGCCGAGCTGGGGTGAACCGGTTGACTTGAACAAGAAGAACATCAAGAAGTTCGCTTGGGAAGTGATTGGTTACAAGAATATTGAATACCAGCCGACACTCAACTTCCTCTATGTGGATGATTTCAAGTGCGTGAACGCTTCTTCGGGTATTCGCATGGCCAAGGCTGCAAGCCCGCTCAAGCTCAGCGTGAACGGTTCTATGCTCAACGTGACGACCACCGCTGCAGCCCGCATCCAGGTGTTCGACATGCAGGGTAACATGGTCATGAACCACCTCGAAAGTGCCGCCGGCAACCATCAGGTTTCTCTCGAAAGCCTGAATCGCGGTAACTACGTGGTCCGCGTCAAGACCGTGAAGGCCGCTCAGACCGCCCGCATTAGCATCCGCTAA